In Mycobacterium sp. JS623, one genomic interval encodes:
- a CDS encoding DHA2 family efflux MFS transporter permease subunit → MNALSSRRKVIILISCCLSLLIVSMDATIVNVAIPSIRTELHASASELQWVIDVYTLVLASLLLLSGATADRFGRRRVFQIGLTIFAVGSLLCSLAPDIHTLIAARLLQGIGGSMLNPVALSIISQVFVGRVERARAIGIWGAVMGIAMALGPMLGGALIELGDWRAVFWINLPICAAAILLTAIFVPESRSTTMRDVDPIGQALAVAFLFSVVFVLIQGREMGGSAAPSVAIWTVAVLALLGFLRYESRRNDPFIDLRFFHSIPFASATVIAVCAYAAYGAFLFMMSLYLQGARHYSAFHSGLMYLPVSVAALTLSPLSGRLVGRFGTRPSLVAAGIMITAATMMLARLTVTAPVWTVVAIFAVFGAGFAMANAPITTTAVSGMPTDRAGAASAVASTSRQVGVSIGVALCGSLAGAALTASTAQYTADARPLWLMCAMLGLVITTLAIWSTSRPAIRSAVRLAPLIAGTAGRQENAYGA, encoded by the coding sequence GTGAACGCTCTCAGCTCGCGCCGCAAGGTGATCATCCTGATCTCATGCTGCCTGAGTCTGCTGATCGTGTCGATGGACGCGACCATCGTCAACGTCGCGATCCCTTCGATCCGAACGGAGTTGCATGCGTCGGCTTCTGAGCTGCAATGGGTGATCGACGTCTATACGCTTGTGCTGGCCTCATTGCTGCTGTTGTCCGGGGCCACCGCCGACCGATTTGGCCGCCGGCGCGTCTTCCAGATCGGGTTGACGATTTTCGCCGTCGGATCGCTGTTGTGCAGCCTGGCGCCCGACATCCACACCCTGATCGCGGCCCGACTGCTGCAAGGAATCGGCGGCTCGATGCTGAATCCTGTTGCGCTGTCGATCATCAGTCAGGTGTTTGTCGGCCGGGTGGAACGCGCCCGGGCGATCGGTATCTGGGGGGCCGTGATGGGCATCGCGATGGCGCTCGGCCCGATGCTGGGTGGCGCACTGATCGAGCTCGGTGACTGGCGCGCGGTGTTCTGGATCAACTTGCCGATCTGCGCGGCCGCGATCCTGCTCACCGCGATCTTCGTGCCCGAGTCGCGGTCGACCACAATGCGAGACGTCGACCCGATCGGCCAAGCGCTGGCAGTGGCGTTCCTCTTCTCCGTCGTTTTCGTCCTCATCCAGGGACGAGAGATGGGCGGAAGCGCCGCTCCGTCCGTCGCGATATGGACCGTCGCCGTGTTGGCACTGTTGGGATTCCTCCGCTACGAATCCCGGCGCAACGATCCGTTCATTGATCTGCGGTTCTTCCACAGCATCCCGTTCGCGTCGGCGACGGTGATCGCGGTGTGCGCATATGCAGCCTATGGCGCCTTCCTGTTCATGATGTCGTTGTACCTACAGGGTGCGCGGCACTACTCGGCGTTCCACTCCGGCTTGATGTATTTACCGGTTTCTGTTGCAGCTCTGACTCTGTCGCCGTTGTCGGGTCGGTTGGTCGGCCGCTTCGGCACTCGGCCATCTCTGGTCGCGGCCGGAATCATGATCACCGCGGCGACGATGATGCTGGCCCGTCTCACCGTCACCGCTCCGGTGTGGACAGTGGTGGCGATCTTTGCGGTGTTCGGTGCGGGCTTCGCGATGGCGAACGCACCGATCACGACGACGGCGGTCAGCGGCATGCCGACGGATCGTGCAGGAGCGGCCTCGGCGGTGGCGTCGACCAGCCGTCAGGTCGGCGTCAGTATCGGTGTGGCGCTTTGCGGTTCGCTTGCCGGGGCGGCTCTGACCGCAAGCACTGCCCAGTACACCGCCGACGCCAGGCCGTTGTGGCTGATGTGCGCAATGCTGGGGCTCGTAATTACCACACTGGCCATATGGTCGACATCGCGACCCGCGATTCGTTCGGCCGTGCGGCTCGCACCGCTCATCGCGGGGACCGCAGGAAGACAGGAGAACGCGTATGGCGCGTAA
- a CDS encoding class I SAM-dependent methyltransferase — MQPRADLYLDRARADSFGAAARVYDAHRPRYPDQLIDDLLMQRPQAVLDVGAGTGIVSEQLVAKGANVLAVEPDPRMAEVARDKGIRVEIGTFENWDPAERRFDLVVFGSSFHWVNPDIALPKVHRLLTSGGRLALMWNRLSPTHPTHSDLAEIYRDYMDPGSSVFGGSPKDRVDTDRRTGRMIASITASGFTVEERTYPRDAHYSTQQWLDFAFTHSNHLVLAAGKASELRARLAERIGPRGVSVSGDALLMFATRS, encoded by the coding sequence ATGCAGCCCCGTGCAGATCTCTACCTCGACCGTGCGCGCGCGGACTCATTTGGTGCCGCGGCGCGAGTCTACGACGCACATAGGCCGCGTTACCCCGATCAGCTCATTGATGACCTTCTGATGCAGAGACCTCAAGCGGTGCTCGATGTTGGCGCTGGTACCGGGATCGTTTCCGAGCAACTCGTCGCGAAGGGAGCCAATGTTCTTGCAGTTGAGCCAGATCCGCGCATGGCTGAAGTCGCGAGGGACAAGGGAATTCGCGTCGAGATCGGCACGTTCGAGAACTGGGACCCCGCGGAGCGCCGCTTCGACCTCGTCGTGTTCGGGTCGTCCTTTCATTGGGTCAATCCCGATATTGCGTTGCCGAAGGTTCATCGACTGTTGACCAGCGGTGGACGTCTTGCATTGATGTGGAATCGGCTGTCCCCAACACATCCCACTCACAGCGACCTCGCGGAGATATACCGGGACTACATGGATCCGGGCTCATCCGTGTTCGGCGGCTCGCCGAAGGATCGCGTCGACACCGACCGTCGCACCGGGCGGATGATCGCCTCAATCACGGCTTCCGGATTCACAGTTGAGGAGCGTACGTACCCGCGAGACGCCCACTACTCCACGCAGCAGTGGCTTGACTTCGCATTCACCCATTCGAACCACCTTGTCCTCGCCGCCGGAAAGGCTTCGGAGCTTCGAGCCCGGCTGGCTGAGCGCATCGGTCCACGAGGCGTCTCGGTGAGCGGAGATGCCCTTTTGATGTTCGCAACGCGCTCATAG
- a CDS encoding FAD binding domain-containing protein, with protein sequence MTRAIVIGGSLGGLTAALILRDQGWDVDVLERSSNPLEGRGTGIVAHPSTVRYLVERAGKSIADIGMPARRLQYLDADGAIIDEQPCAYRFASYVELYRGLLDAFGTDHYHLSSELARLDNRGDAATVSLTDGQTLAADLVVCADGIRSTARRIMVPDAQPRYAGYLAWRGTVDIGQLSGRSASILLDAYTYRILSRGHLLAYPIPGPSGSVLFNWLWYQNIAPGDRLTDLLTDRNGVRAELTVPAGSVQTRHIEQLHSSAADLPAPLAEVIQRTAEPFIQVIVDIEVPRMAFGRSCLIGDAAFALRPHVGVGTAKAADDAWQLGTALQGTSAPYIPDRLKGWETQQLSVARRALHRARAAGRSLQDGTWRVGEQPPFGLLVPGDSVLPVAL encoded by the coding sequence ATGACGCGGGCCATTGTGATCGGAGGGTCTCTAGGCGGACTCACCGCGGCCTTGATTCTCCGAGACCAGGGCTGGGACGTCGACGTTCTGGAACGTAGTTCTAATCCGTTGGAGGGGCGCGGGACCGGAATCGTCGCGCACCCGAGCACGGTTCGCTATCTTGTGGAGCGGGCAGGCAAATCGATTGCCGACATTGGCATGCCCGCCCGCAGGCTTCAGTATCTCGATGCGGACGGCGCGATCATCGACGAGCAACCCTGCGCCTACCGGTTCGCCTCGTACGTCGAATTGTATCGAGGTCTGCTGGACGCCTTCGGCACCGACCACTACCACCTGTCGAGTGAGCTTGCGCGCCTGGATAACCGGGGCGATGCCGCGACAGTGTCATTGACCGACGGTCAGACACTGGCCGCCGATCTCGTGGTGTGCGCCGATGGTATTCGGTCGACGGCACGCCGAATCATGGTCCCCGACGCCCAGCCTCGCTACGCGGGCTACCTGGCCTGGCGCGGCACCGTCGACATTGGCCAACTCAGCGGCCGTTCGGCGAGCATCCTGCTCGATGCGTACACCTACCGGATCCTCTCTCGCGGTCACCTGTTGGCCTACCCGATTCCCGGCCCGAGTGGCTCTGTGCTGTTCAACTGGCTCTGGTATCAGAACATCGCGCCCGGAGACCGTCTCACCGACCTGCTGACCGACCGCAACGGTGTCAGGGCAGAGTTGACCGTGCCTGCCGGATCGGTCCAGACCCGCCACATTGAACAACTCCATTCGTCGGCGGCGGACCTGCCCGCGCCGCTGGCCGAGGTCATCCAACGAACCGCCGAGCCATTCATCCAGGTGATTGTCGACATCGAGGTGCCGCGGATGGCGTTCGGGCGGAGCTGTCTGATCGGCGATGCGGCGTTCGCGCTGCGGCCACACGTCGGTGTGGGCACCGCGAAGGCGGCCGACGATGCGTGGCAGCTCGGCACCGCGCTGCAGGGCACCAGTGCACCGTACATCCCGGATCGGCTGAAGGGCTGGGAGACTCAACAGCTGTCGGTGGCGCGGCGTGCCCTACACAGGGCTCGCGCGGCGGGTCGAAGCTTGCAGGACGGCACCTGGCGGGTCGGAGAGCAGCCCCCGTTCGGACTGCTCGTGCCCGGTGACAGCGTTCTGCCCGTGGCCCTATAA
- the car gene encoding carboxylic acid reductase, protein MFTDSREDRLARRVADLYSTDIQFVDARPIEALSAAIEQPGLRLPRIMSTVMGAYAERPAVGERGVNLTTDPATGRTSLELLPCFQTITYRELWDRVGAVASGLTQGPGPVQPGDRACVLGFASADYATIDMALVLLGAVSVPLQTRAPVSQLRPIVTETEPRVFGSSIGDLANAVELVLTGYTPARLVVFDYHPDVDDQREAFDAAKTRLAEAGSPVLVETLAALLDRGASLPAAPEFVPDDDEDPLTLLIYTSGSTGAPKGAMYPERLVANFWRRSRWNWGSSVEPLITLSFMPMSHVMGRGILYGTLGQGGTAYFTARSDLSTLFEDLALVRPTELNFVPRIWDMLFTEFQSEVDRRSVDGVDRAVLEADVMAEQAQNLLGGRFVSAMTGSAPISAENKEFVEALLDLHLVEGYGSTEAGIIYIDGQVRRPAVIDYKLVDVPDLGYFHTDQPFPRGELLVKTQDLFPGYYKRPEVTADVFDPDGYYRTGDVVAEVDPDQLVYLDRRNNVLKLSQGEFVTVSKLEAVFGDSPLVRQIYVYGNSARSYVLAVVVPTDDTLNRTGGDVESLKSAISESLQNIAKDVGLQSYEIPRDFIIETTPFTLENGLLTGIRKLARPKLKVHYGDRLEQLYTELADSQANELRALRQNGADRPVLETVIRAAGAVLGAAASDLEPDAHFSDLGGDSLSALTFGNLLREIFDIDVPVGVIVSPASDLRSIAGYIEAERRPGAKRPTFASVHDRSNKPITEVLASDLTLDKFIDAKTLAAASTLPSPSAEVRTVLLTGATGFLGRYLALEWLERMNLVGGKLICLVRAKDDVAARDRLDKTFDSGDPELLRHYRELAAGHLEVIAGDKGEENLGLDQQTWQRLADIVDLIVDPAALVNHVLPYSELFGPNALGTAELIRIALTTKQKPYTYVSTIGVGDQIEPSSFTEDADVRVMSPTRAINEGYANGYGNSKWAGEVLLREANDLCGLPVAVFRCDMILADTAYAGQLNVPDMFTRLLLSVVATGIGPGSFYELDADGNRQRAHFDGLPVGFIADAISTLGAQVVDGYETYHVMNPYDDGIGLDEYVDWLTDAGYPIQRISGYDAWLQRFDTALRALPDKQRQASLLPLLHNYQRPEKPIRGSMAPTDRFRAAVQDAKIGPDKDIPHVTAPMIVKYITDLQLLGLL, encoded by the coding sequence ATGTTTACCGATTCCCGCGAAGACCGGCTCGCGCGCCGCGTCGCTGACCTGTACTCCACCGACATCCAGTTCGTCGATGCCCGCCCCATCGAGGCACTGAGCGCGGCGATCGAGCAGCCCGGGCTCCGGCTGCCGCGGATCATGAGCACCGTGATGGGGGCCTATGCGGAGCGGCCTGCGGTTGGAGAACGCGGTGTCAACCTCACTACGGATCCGGCGACCGGCCGCACTTCTCTTGAGCTTCTGCCCTGTTTCCAGACCATCACGTACCGCGAATTGTGGGATCGCGTCGGCGCGGTCGCCAGCGGATTGACCCAAGGCCCGGGGCCGGTCCAGCCAGGCGACCGAGCCTGTGTGCTTGGGTTCGCGAGTGCGGACTACGCGACCATCGACATGGCGTTGGTGCTGTTGGGCGCGGTGTCCGTGCCGCTGCAGACTAGAGCGCCAGTCAGCCAGCTTCGGCCCATCGTCACAGAGACCGAACCTCGCGTATTCGGTTCGAGCATTGGCGATCTCGCCAACGCCGTCGAACTGGTGTTGACGGGCTACACACCTGCGCGACTGGTTGTGTTCGACTACCACCCCGACGTGGACGACCAGCGTGAAGCGTTCGATGCCGCCAAGACGCGGTTGGCCGAAGCGGGCAGCCCGGTGTTGGTGGAGACCCTGGCCGCACTGCTCGACCGCGGGGCGTCGCTGCCTGCAGCGCCGGAGTTCGTTCCCGACGACGATGAAGACCCGTTAACGTTGCTGATATACACCTCGGGCAGCACCGGCGCGCCGAAGGGTGCGATGTACCCGGAACGATTGGTCGCGAATTTCTGGCGCAGGTCGCGTTGGAACTGGGGGTCGAGCGTCGAGCCGTTGATCACGCTGAGTTTCATGCCGATGAGCCACGTGATGGGTCGGGGCATCCTGTACGGAACGCTGGGACAGGGCGGCACCGCCTATTTCACAGCAAGGAGTGATCTTTCGACGTTGTTCGAGGACCTCGCGCTGGTGCGGCCCACCGAACTCAATTTCGTGCCGCGGATCTGGGACATGCTGTTCACCGAGTTCCAGAGTGAGGTGGACCGACGGTCCGTCGACGGCGTCGATCGTGCGGTACTCGAAGCCGATGTGATGGCGGAGCAGGCGCAGAACCTGCTCGGCGGACGGTTCGTTTCGGCAATGACGGGCTCGGCACCGATCTCCGCCGAGAACAAGGAGTTCGTCGAAGCGCTGCTCGACCTCCATCTCGTCGAGGGTTACGGCTCGACCGAGGCCGGGATCATCTACATCGACGGCCAGGTGCGTCGCCCGGCGGTGATCGACTACAAGCTGGTCGACGTGCCCGATCTGGGTTACTTCCACACCGACCAGCCGTTTCCGCGCGGCGAGCTGCTGGTCAAGACGCAGGACTTGTTTCCCGGCTACTACAAGCGGCCGGAAGTCACCGCTGACGTGTTCGATCCCGACGGCTACTACCGCACCGGCGACGTGGTGGCCGAGGTCGATCCCGATCAGCTCGTCTATCTGGATCGGCGCAACAACGTGCTCAAGCTCTCGCAGGGCGAGTTCGTCACCGTGTCGAAGTTGGAGGCGGTGTTCGGTGACAGCCCGCTGGTCCGCCAGATCTACGTCTACGGCAACAGCGCCCGCTCCTACGTGCTCGCCGTCGTCGTGCCGACCGACGACACTTTGAACCGAACCGGCGGGGACGTGGAATCGCTGAAGTCGGCGATCAGCGAGTCGCTGCAGAACATTGCAAAGGACGTCGGACTGCAGTCCTACGAGATACCCCGCGACTTCATCATCGAGACAACGCCATTCACCTTGGAGAACGGCCTACTGACCGGCATCCGCAAGCTGGCACGGCCAAAACTGAAGGTGCACTATGGCGATCGACTGGAGCAGCTCTACACCGAGCTGGCAGACAGTCAGGCGAACGAGTTGCGCGCGCTGCGTCAGAATGGTGCCGACCGGCCGGTGCTGGAGACCGTCATCCGCGCCGCTGGTGCGGTTCTCGGTGCTGCGGCAAGTGATCTGGAGCCAGACGCTCATTTCAGTGACCTCGGCGGAGATTCGTTGTCGGCGTTGACATTCGGCAATCTGCTGCGTGAGATCTTCGACATCGACGTGCCCGTAGGCGTCATTGTCAGCCCGGCAAGCGACCTGCGGTCCATCGCCGGCTACATCGAGGCCGAGCGGCGACCCGGTGCCAAGAGGCCGACGTTCGCCTCGGTGCACGATCGCTCAAACAAACCCATCACCGAAGTGCTTGCCAGTGATCTCACTCTGGACAAGTTCATCGACGCGAAGACTCTTGCCGCCGCCTCGACCCTGCCGTCGCCAAGCGCCGAAGTGCGGACTGTCCTGCTGACCGGAGCGACCGGATTTCTCGGACGCTACCTGGCTTTGGAATGGCTGGAGCGGATGAATCTCGTCGGTGGCAAGCTGATCTGCCTTGTGCGTGCCAAGGACGACGTCGCCGCCCGCGATCGACTCGACAAAACCTTCGACAGCGGTGATCCAGAATTGCTGCGCCATTACCGGGAACTGGCCGCCGGCCATCTCGAGGTCATCGCCGGCGACAAGGGCGAGGAAAACCTCGGCCTGGATCAGCAGACATGGCAGCGGCTGGCCGACATCGTCGACTTGATCGTCGACCCCGCGGCGCTTGTCAACCACGTACTGCCGTACAGCGAGCTGTTCGGCCCGAACGCACTGGGTACTGCCGAGCTGATTCGCATCGCGCTGACGACCAAACAGAAGCCCTACACATACGTGTCAACGATCGGAGTAGGCGACCAGATCGAACCGTCCTCGTTCACCGAGGACGCCGACGTCCGGGTCATGAGCCCGACCCGCGCCATCAACGAGGGCTATGCCAATGGCTACGGCAACAGCAAGTGGGCAGGCGAGGTGCTGCTGCGCGAGGCGAATGATCTGTGCGGCCTGCCGGTCGCCGTCTTCCGGTGCGACATGATCCTGGCCGACACCGCGTATGCGGGTCAGCTCAACGTGCCGGACATGTTCACCCGCTTGTTGCTGAGCGTCGTCGCCACCGGCATCGGGCCCGGCTCATTCTACGAACTCGACGCGGACGGTAACCGGCAGCGCGCGCATTTCGACGGACTGCCCGTGGGTTTCATCGCCGACGCGATCTCAACCCTAGGCGCGCAGGTGGTGGACGGGTACGAGACCTACCACGTGATGAATCCGTACGACGACGGCATCGGGCTCGACGAGTACGTCGACTGGCTGACGGACGCGGGTTACCCGATCCAACGCATTTCGGGCTACGACGCCTGGCTGCAACGGTTCGACACGGCACTGCGCGCACTACCGGACAAGCAACGCCAGGCCTCACTGCTGCCGCTGCTGCACAATTATCAGCGACCGGAGAAGCCTATCCGCGGGTCGATGGCGCCCACCGATCGCTTCCGCGCAGCGGTGCAGGACGCGAAAATTGGCCCGGACAAGGATATCCCGCACGTCACGGCGCCGATGATCGTCAAGTACATCACCGATCTGCAGCTGCTCGGGCTGTTATAG
- a CDS encoding O-methyltransferase → MSLTRTLRQKFPFLRYSLLRMAFGGLSVMRTGQMGDGREETMAGYVIANAPAGDVDAAIDAIDNFAYDKSILMNVGDEKGQLLDAAVKRANPKLAMELGAYCGYSGLRIARAAPGAMVFSIEKSSANASVARRVWAHAGLADRVTCINGTVDDGTTLDVLAKDYGFTDGCLDFVFLDHWKDVYLDDLRRLLDRGWLHPGTIVVADNVGFPGAPKYRTYMKEQQGKRWQTIEHQTHVEYQTLLKDLVLESEFLG, encoded by the coding sequence ATGAGTCTGACTAGGACGCTGCGACAGAAGTTTCCATTCTTGAGGTACTCGCTCCTGCGCATGGCTTTCGGTGGCCTGAGCGTTATGCGGACGGGTCAGATGGGTGACGGCCGGGAGGAGACGATGGCCGGTTACGTCATCGCCAATGCTCCGGCGGGCGACGTCGACGCCGCGATCGACGCCATCGACAACTTTGCCTACGACAAGTCGATCCTCATGAACGTCGGCGACGAGAAGGGCCAGCTGCTCGACGCCGCCGTCAAGCGCGCGAATCCGAAGCTCGCCATGGAACTGGGTGCCTACTGCGGATACAGCGGTCTGCGGATCGCCCGAGCGGCACCGGGTGCCATGGTGTTCTCTATCGAAAAGTCGAGTGCCAACGCCTCGGTGGCCCGCCGCGTGTGGGCGCACGCCGGCCTCGCCGATCGCGTCACCTGCATCAACGGCACCGTCGACGACGGGACGACGCTCGATGTACTCGCCAAAGACTACGGATTCACTGACGGCTGTTTGGATTTCGTCTTCCTCGACCACTGGAAGGACGTGTACCTGGACGACCTGCGGCGGCTACTCGACCGGGGCTGGCTGCATCCGGGAACGATCGTGGTCGCCGACAACGTCGGCTTTCCCGGCGCACCCAAGTACCGCACCTACATGAAGGAGCAGCAAGGCAAGCGGTGGCAGACCATCGAGCACCAAACCCACGTCGAATATCAGACGCTACTCAAAGACTTAGTTCTGGAGTCGGAGTTCCTGGGCTGA
- a CDS encoding YceI family protein has protein sequence MSTELSSGEWTLDTAASSIGFQAKAAFGMKVNGRFDRYESVITVGRSVAESAISAIVWTDSVDTGIKLRDEHLGADTVFATARFPTLEFRSTALVETPTGLNVSGTLRVRDISQSVTFHATRATTLGRPRYHATVVVSPKEYGISRRGTTKPVKVILDATLKRV, from the coding sequence GTGAGCACTGAGTTGAGCTCCGGCGAGTGGACCCTGGATACCGCAGCGTCGTCAATCGGTTTCCAGGCCAAGGCGGCCTTCGGCATGAAGGTCAATGGTCGGTTCGACCGATACGAGTCGGTGATCACCGTGGGTCGCTCTGTGGCCGAATCCGCGATCTCAGCGATCGTATGGACAGACAGCGTGGATACCGGCATCAAGTTGCGCGACGAGCACCTCGGCGCAGACACCGTGTTCGCGACAGCACGGTTTCCAACTCTGGAGTTCCGTAGCACCGCCCTCGTCGAGACGCCCACCGGACTCAACGTCAGCGGCACGCTGCGCGTCCGCGACATCAGCCAGTCAGTCACCTTCCATGCGACGCGGGCGACCACACTGGGACGGCCCCGCTACCACGCCACCGTCGTCGTGTCGCCCAAGGAGTATGGGATCAGCCGACGAGGCACTACCAAGCCGGTCAAGGTCATCCTCGACGCCACCCTGAAGCGAGTCTGA
- a CDS encoding Dps family protein, with amino-acid sequence MTTSLRRPHDDIRQFEAPSSLAQDLQAVLVDLIELHLQGKQAHWNLIGTNFRDLHLQLDEIVDIARESSDTIAERMRALNAVPDGRTDTVAASTTLPAFPPAEQNTTETVDLITIRIYAAVSTIRTVHDAVDALDPSTSDLLHEIIDSLEKQAWMLKSENRKV; translated from the coding sequence ATGACCACTTCGTTACGTCGACCCCACGACGATATTCGGCAGTTCGAAGCCCCATCCAGCTTGGCACAAGACCTACAGGCGGTACTGGTGGATCTAATCGAATTGCATCTGCAGGGCAAGCAGGCGCATTGGAACCTCATTGGCACCAATTTCCGCGATCTGCACCTGCAACTCGACGAAATCGTCGACATTGCAAGGGAATCCAGCGACACGATCGCCGAGCGGATGCGCGCCCTCAACGCCGTTCCCGACGGGCGAACTGACACGGTCGCAGCGTCTACTACGCTGCCGGCGTTCCCGCCCGCCGAGCAGAACACCACCGAGACAGTGGACCTGATCACCATCCGGATCTACGCGGCGGTCAGCACCATCCGTACGGTCCACGATGCGGTCGACGCCCTCGATCCAAGCACCAGTGACCTCCTGCACGAGATCATCGACTCGCTGGAGAAGCAGGCGTGGATGCTCAAGTCCGAGAACCGCAAGGTGTGA
- a CDS encoding NADPH-dependent FMN reductase, with translation MSTRILVLVGSLRSGSDNLRLGEAAVKLAPNGISVEIFDGLADVALYNEDIDQPGVVAAADRLRSEVQSADALLLVTPEYNGTMSAALKNAIDWISRPFGAGVITGKPVAVIGTSHGQYGGAWAHDDARKAARIAGANVLDDLKLSVPASHTRFASSHPVDDEEIAVTMPEILTTLAAAVLSRDGQHSGE, from the coding sequence ATGAGCACCCGAATTCTGGTCCTCGTCGGCAGCCTGCGCTCCGGCTCGGACAACCTGCGCCTCGGCGAGGCGGCTGTCAAGCTCGCACCGAACGGCATCTCGGTCGAAATCTTCGACGGCCTGGCCGATGTCGCCCTGTACAACGAAGACATCGATCAACCAGGGGTCGTCGCGGCCGCAGATCGGCTCCGCTCCGAAGTTCAGTCGGCCGACGCCCTTCTGCTCGTGACCCCCGAATACAACGGCACGATGTCCGCCGCCCTCAAGAACGCCATCGATTGGATCTCGCGTCCGTTCGGTGCCGGCGTCATCACCGGCAAGCCGGTGGCTGTCATCGGGACCTCACACGGGCAGTACGGCGGGGCGTGGGCGCACGATGACGCGCGCAAGGCAGCACGCATCGCGGGAGCAAATGTGCTCGATGATCTCAAGCTGTCGGTGCCGGCCTCACACACCCGCTTCGCCAGCTCTCATCCTGTCGACGACGAGGAGATCGCCGTCACGATGCCGGAAATCCTGACCACTCTCGCCGCCGCGGTCCTCAGTCGGGATGGCCAACATAGCGGTGAATGA
- a CDS encoding helix-turn-helix domain-containing protein: MDVLDALAASSAALTSAQLARQCGITTSTCALVLGELEDGGWVARYDDRRYRLGSGLFGLVRALRNQFPLLDQGRTALVNLHESLAAGCSMSRIDEAHLTIIDAVGHTSDSEHVVGQRFPIDPPFGLVAMAWRDEAEVDRWLRGVTPRLTRADIDHYRQVLADVRERGYGAWRFDDAHASLHDRVSALLASLEPTAAVARQLTKLMTMVNLRSITRTLETDLLATEFVVLPIFGRTGQPEYQIEIHVSHPAALTLDSLNTAFKKAQNELTPGVSAPLTRF, from the coding sequence ATGGATGTCCTTGATGCGCTGGCCGCGTCATCGGCGGCCCTGACCTCCGCCCAGCTAGCCCGACAATGCGGCATCACCACATCGACGTGCGCGCTGGTACTGGGAGAACTCGAGGACGGCGGATGGGTCGCCCGCTATGACGATCGCCGCTACCGACTCGGCAGCGGGCTCTTCGGATTGGTACGTGCGCTGCGCAACCAGTTTCCACTGCTCGACCAAGGCCGAACCGCATTGGTCAATCTCCACGAGAGCCTGGCGGCCGGCTGTTCGATGTCGCGGATCGACGAAGCCCACCTCACAATCATCGATGCAGTGGGCCACACTAGTGACAGTGAACACGTTGTCGGACAGCGCTTTCCGATCGACCCGCCGTTCGGCCTCGTCGCGATGGCGTGGCGGGACGAGGCCGAGGTAGACCGGTGGCTGCGAGGGGTCACGCCGCGGCTCACCCGGGCCGACATCGATCATTATCGGCAGGTGCTCGCCGATGTCCGCGAACGCGGCTATGGAGCCTGGAGATTCGATGACGCCCACGCGTCATTGCACGACCGTGTCTCCGCACTCTTGGCGTCTCTAGAGCCGACCGCCGCGGTGGCACGGCAGTTGACCAAGCTGATGACGATGGTCAACCTACGGTCGATCACCAGAACACTCGAAACGGATTTGTTGGCAACAGAATTCGTTGTCCTGCCGATATTCGGCCGCACCGGACAGCCCGAGTACCAGATCGAGATCCATGTCAGCCATCCGGCTGCTCTCACACTGGACTCGCTGAACACTGCGTTCAAGAAGGCGCAGAACGAACTGACTCCAGGCGTATCGGCCCCGCTGACACGGTTCTAG